Proteins found in one Brachyspira murdochii DSM 12563 genomic segment:
- a CDS encoding GIY-YIG nuclease family protein: MKENNNYWYVYIILCEDNCYYTGITNDLINRFTKHKNGKGANYTRSHKPLKFLSAWEVDSVNIALSIEHYIKSVNKKIKVLFAENNRLLKQYYINDIKTKGKKDYRSISIRSVNKKKLDIINAMSNK, encoded by the coding sequence ATGAAAGAAAATAATAATTATTGGTATGTTTATATAATACTTTGCGAGGATAACTGTTATTATACAGGAATTACAAATGATCTTATTAACAGATTTACAAAACATAAAAATGGTAAAGGTGCTAATTATACAAGAAGTCATAAGCCATTAAAATTTTTATCGGCTTGGGAAGTTGATAGTGTAAATATAGCTTTAAGCATTGAACATTATATAAAAAGTGTAAATAAAAAAATTAAAGTTTTATTTGCAGAAAATAACAGGCTTCTTAAACAGTATTATATTAATGATATAAAAACTAAAGGAAAAAAAGATTATAGAAGTATAAGCATTAGAAGTGTAAATAAAAAAAAATTAGATATTATTAATGCTATGTCAAATAAATAA
- a CDS encoding PTS sugar transporter subunit IIA, producing the protein MSLIDYINKESIMIDVQETEKERLLSKMVERLDSSGLLVSKDDAEHAIIAREQLMSTGVGNGIAIPHAKTDAVKNIVLSVATIKNGINYKSVDKKKVFAVFMLLAPKNSASENLKVLTAIAKILRDNPHFLEKLINAEKPDEIMELIAKEEMKI; encoded by the coding sequence ATGAGTTTGATAGATTATATAAATAAAGAATCTATAATGATAGATGTGCAAGAGACCGAGAAAGAGCGTCTTCTCTCTAAAATGGTTGAAAGATTAGACAGCTCTGGTTTGCTTGTAAGTAAAGATGATGCTGAACATGCTATTATAGCAAGAGAGCAGCTAATGAGTACAGGAGTCGGAAACGGTATTGCTATACCGCATGCTAAAACTGATGCTGTAAAGAATATAGTACTTAGTGTGGCAACAATAAAAAACGGGATAAATTACAAATCTGTAGATAAAAAAAAGGTATTTGCTGTATTTATGCTGCTTGCCCCTAAAAATTCGGCAAGTGAAAATTTAAAAGTATTAACTGCAATAGCTAAAATATTAAGAGATAATCCGCATTTCTTAGAAAAACTTATCAATGCTGAAAAGCCTGATGAGATTATGGAACTTATTGCAAAAGAGGAAATGAAAATATAA
- the rsmH gene encoding 16S rRNA (cytosine(1402)-N(4))-methyltransferase RsmH, whose protein sequence is MDNDIELNIVHTPVMLKEVLSYIPENAKIVIDATLGEGGHTKAMLDLNLEVHSFERDSTILDIAKRRLKDYPNFHYYNNTYDKMMECLDEKVIGNADFMLYDLGVSLFHFKKAERGFSFKDNTMLDMRLGINEKSAYDVINGYSEEELERVFRDYGELSNARKMARIIVKERDKRKIETSKELESIIFHNTDKSQRYGKIHPATLVFQAIRIEVNDELNILEKSILNIPNILKNNGVAVIISYHSLEDRIVKRFFKENEKTKNKDGIFKLLNNKVKLPTNDEIKSNPASRSAKMRAVQLIKM, encoded by the coding sequence ATGGATAACGATATTGAATTAAATATAGTGCATACGCCTGTTATGCTTAAAGAAGTATTAAGTTATATCCCAGAAAATGCTAAAATAGTTATAGACGCCACATTAGGTGAGGGAGGGCATACTAAAGCTATGCTGGATTTAAATCTTGAAGTGCATAGTTTTGAAAGGGATAGTACAATACTTGATATAGCTAAAAGACGTTTGAAAGATTATCCTAATTTTCATTATTATAATAATACATATGATAAGATGATGGAATGTCTTGATGAAAAAGTAATAGGAAATGCTGATTTTATGCTTTATGATTTGGGAGTATCTTTATTTCATTTTAAAAAAGCAGAGAGAGGTTTTTCTTTTAAAGATAATACAATGCTTGATATGAGGCTTGGTATTAATGAAAAAAGTGCCTATGATGTTATAAACGGATACAGCGAAGAAGAGCTAGAAAGAGTGTTCAGAGATTACGGAGAGCTTAGTAACGCTAGGAAAATGGCTAGAATAATAGTAAAAGAGAGAGATAAAAGAAAAATAGAAACATCAAAAGAACTTGAAAGCATTATATTTCATAATACTGATAAATCTCAGAGATACGGTAAAATTCACCCGGCAACATTAGTTTTTCAAGCTATTAGAATAGAGGTTAATGATGAGCTTAATATATTGGAAAAGTCTATATTAAATATACCTAATATATTAAAAAATAATGGGGTAGCGGTTATAATAAGCTATCATTCTTTGGAAGACAGAATAGTAAAGAGATTTTTTAAGGAAAATGAAAAAACAAAAAATAAAGATGGTATATTTAAATTATTAAATAATAAGGTTAAACTTCCGACAAATGATGAGATAAAATCAAATCCTGCAAGCAGAAGTGCTAAGATGAGAGCTGTACAATTAATAAAAATGTAA
- a CDS encoding transketolase family protein, with protein MEKKAIRNAYGEALKRLGEINKNVVVLDGDLSGSTMTKIFKSAFPERFFNMGIAEQNIMGAAAGLAIDGKIPFASTFAMFGAGRAFEIIRNSICYPKLNVKVAVTHAGISVGEDGASHQAVEDVSIMRSIPNMTVIVPCDALEAEKAVFAAAEFDGPCYLRMARPATNIITNENTPFKIGKANVLREGKDICIFASGIVVPEALEAAQMAEKDGISVTVVNVHTIKPIDREVVVDMAKKHSKLISVEEHSIIGGLGSAISEVLTDEYPCKLIRLGIKDTFGESGTVDELMNKYGLNAKAIYEALK; from the coding sequence ATGGAAAAAAAGGCAATAAGAAATGCTTATGGTGAGGCTTTAAAACGCCTTGGAGAAATAAATAAAAATGTTGTAGTTTTAGACGGAGATTTATCAGGCTCTACTATGACAAAGATTTTTAAATCTGCTTTTCCAGAGAGATTTTTTAATATGGGAATAGCAGAACAAAATATTATGGGAGCAGCTGCCGGACTTGCTATAGATGGTAAAATACCTTTTGCTTCTACATTTGCTATGTTTGGTGCAGGACGTGCTTTTGAAATTATTAGAAACTCTATTTGTTATCCTAAACTTAATGTTAAAGTAGCAGTTACTCATGCTGGTATATCTGTAGGCGAAGACGGAGCTAGCCATCAGGCTGTAGAAGATGTATCAATTATGCGTTCTATACCAAATATGACTGTAATAGTGCCTTGCGATGCTTTAGAGGCTGAAAAAGCTGTATTTGCTGCTGCAGAGTTTGACGGACCTTGTTATTTAAGAATGGCAAGACCTGCTACAAATATAATTACAAATGAAAATACTCCTTTCAAAATTGGTAAAGCTAATGTATTAAGAGAAGGTAAAGATATATGTATATTTGCTTCTGGTATTGTGGTTCCTGAGGCTTTAGAAGCTGCTCAAATGGCTGAAAAAGACGGAATATCTGTAACTGTTGTTAATGTACATACTATAAAACCTATAGACAGAGAAGTTGTTGTTGATATGGCTAAAAAGCACAGTAAATTAATTAGTGTTGAAGAGCATTCTATAATAGGCGGGCTTGGTTCTGCTATATCTGAAGTTTTAACTGATGAATACCCTTGCAAATTAATAAGACTTGGTATTAAAGATACATTTGGGGAATCTGGAACTGTTGATGAGCTTATGAATAAATACGGACTTAATGCTAAGGCTATATATGAAGCTTTAAAATAA
- a CDS encoding (2Fe-2S)-binding protein — MFQRNINSTLCFCKNIKYKEVIEAIKEKELKTLEEVMHCTKAGITCWSCRGDIKDLLAEYKETGDIKIDE, encoded by the coding sequence ATGTTTCAAAGGAATATAAACAGCACGTTATGTTTTTGTAAAAATATAAAATATAAAGAAGTAATAGAAGCAATCAAAGAAAAAGAACTTAAAACTCTTGAAGAAGTTATGCATTGCACAAAGGCTGGAATTACCTGCTGGAGTTGCCGAGGAGACATAAAAGACTTACTAGCAGAATATAAAGAAACAGGTGATATAAAAATTGATGAATGA
- the hprK gene encoding HPr(Ser) kinase/phosphatase, whose translation MPKVSISKFLELNEKRNNFLKIRRLTGFVGMENEISSCDINRPGMALFKYFKDFAYDRIQIFGKGEANYVLTLNEENKKDVFEEMLSYKIPICIFTYNITPPEIFLEIAKNNNICVIISELQTADMIRGIDTLIEEEFVESFTIHGGLVEVFGVGVLILGKSGVGKSEATLELISKGHRLISDDTVEFRKLRDGRIIGKTNEFIKHNMEVRGIGVVDISRLSGMSAIRDKKRLDLIVELEHWKDDEQYDRMGLFEKTYNMLNTEIPYIKLPVRSGRNICILIETAAKNFRLKQMGYNSAKELDKALIAQIEKKKANNSNK comes from the coding sequence ATGCCTAAAGTATCAATATCAAAATTCCTAGAACTTAATGAAAAAAGAAACAACTTCTTAAAAATAAGGCGTTTAACAGGTTTTGTAGGCATGGAAAATGAAATATCCAGCTGCGATATAAACAGACCCGGTATGGCATTATTCAAATACTTCAAAGACTTTGCATATGACAGAATACAAATATTTGGAAAGGGGGAGGCTAATTATGTGCTTACCCTTAATGAAGAAAATAAAAAAGATGTATTTGAAGAAATGCTTAGCTATAAAATACCTATATGTATATTTACCTATAACATAACACCGCCTGAAATATTTTTAGAAATTGCCAAAAATAACAATATATGTGTTATTATAAGCGAATTACAAACAGCTGATATGATAAGAGGGATAGATACATTAATAGAAGAAGAATTTGTGGAATCATTTACTATTCATGGCGGACTTGTAGAAGTTTTCGGAGTTGGAGTTTTAATACTTGGTAAAAGCGGTGTTGGTAAAAGTGAAGCTACTTTAGAATTAATATCTAAAGGGCATAGACTTATTTCTGATGATACTGTAGAGTTCAGAAAATTGAGAGACGGCAGAATAATAGGCAAAACTAATGAGTTTATAAAGCATAATATGGAAGTGAGAGGAATCGGAGTTGTTGATATAAGCCGATTATCTGGTATGAGTGCCATTAGAGATAAAAAGAGACTTGATTTAATAGTAGAACTTGAACATTGGAAAGATGATGAACAGTATGACAGAATGGGGCTTTTTGAGAAAACATACAATATGTTAAACACTGAAATACCATACATAAAACTCCCTGTACGTTCTGGAAGGAACATATGTATATTAATAGAAACTGCAGCAAAAAATTTCCGTCTCAAACAAATGGGTTATAATAGTGCTAAAGAATTAGACAAGGCATTAATCGCTCAAATAGAGAAAAAAAAGGCTAATAATTCAAATAAATGA
- a CDS encoding HdeD family acid-resistance protein has protein sequence MGKLGRVLWLIFGILLIISGIATMFNPIETVLMLAYVIGFLTIFSGISSIFYFFGLKHKSGSTLILLDGIISALCGIIIISNLQISGAFVPYIAAFFVIVRGVVAISSSIELKKEGYNQWGLPMISGILTLLAGIILAFNPLLGAVYVSVVLGLSLVLYGIITLQLWFAYGKFFKI, from the coding sequence ATGGGAAAACTAGGAAGAGTTCTATGGTTAATATTCGGTATTTTATTAATAATATCAGGTATAGCTACAATGTTTAATCCAATAGAAACAGTATTAATGCTTGCATATGTTATAGGTTTTTTGACAATATTCTCTGGAATAAGTTCAATATTTTATTTCTTTGGCTTGAAACATAAATCAGGTTCTACATTGATTTTACTTGATGGTATAATATCTGCTTTATGCGGTATTATAATAATTTCTAATCTGCAAATAAGCGGTGCTTTTGTACCTTATATAGCTGCTTTTTTTGTAATAGTAAGAGGAGTTGTTGCAATATCATCTTCAATTGAATTAAAAAAAGAAGGATACAATCAATGGGGACTTCCAATGATAAGCGGAATACTTACATTACTAGCCGGAATCATATTAGCTTTTAATCCGCTGCTTGGTGCTGTATATGTAAGCGTTGTTCTTGGATTATCTTTAGTGCTTTATGGTATAATAACATTACAGTTATGGTTTGCTTATGGTAAGTTCTTTAAAATATAA
- a CDS encoding (2Fe-2S)-binding protein, with amino-acid sequence MNDNKFICQCKELSLEEIEVLKKEYGIDTLKEVVKKKAGTACGGCRNKLKDLFKDRLK; translated from the coding sequence ATGAATGATAATAAGTTTATATGTCAATGCAAGGAATTATCATTAGAAGAGATAGAAGTACTAAAAAAAGAATATGGCATTGACACTTTAAAAGAAGTAGTAAAAAAAAAGGCTGGAACTGCCTGCGGAGGATGTCGAAATAAATTAAAAGATCTTTTTAAAGACAGACTTAAATAA
- a CDS encoding methyl-accepting chemotaxis protein — MFKKMGLQFQITFIILVPIILIIIASNLFIQMYAGKISKELSYKVLEETSLKEASNIKFGIEKDLYSSLGLKINLENLYRRGIRDRETYKQLTSVFFNSLPDDINGLSIAFEPNALDNDSDYTNSEYRAANGRFNYYISRNGEAYLSIDTFNVDYYTEPKRTGQTYVSGVYNSTVNADTVLFTLCIPIMPDNKFIGVIYVDIFIDSITSILENIIPFEDTTAALYDQNGLVVYDNYNMNNVSKNVYEVYPDYKNYGVFDSIKKGELLLIEAHSSVSGENLVYAFAPIEISKGVYWCLELASAREVILKDSYIMRNVLIIVLIAIIAALVLIVPFIIGRKVSNIISALSKDILAMSDGDLTRGIPKHFDKRKDEWGDIARGWDKAMNNFNKVINTVKNSAEQVSTAANEVLIGNNDLSERTESQASSLEETAASMNQMASAIKESAENVATSTSMVSEAKEHLNKAGEIVEDSVSKMNDVYESSNKIMDITKLIENIDFQTNILALNASVEAARAGDQGKGFAVVASEVRNLAQNTQESVKNITSLITDSNEKINLAAKSVKESKDIFMEISEKMDNASSLMDRINTAAQEQEKGIEQINIAINNMDSALQKNASLVTEAASASESLLNEANELIKAIEYFKLRN, encoded by the coding sequence ATGTTTAAAAAAATGGGACTTCAGTTTCAAATTACATTTATAATCTTAGTTCCGATTATACTTATTATCATAGCTTCAAATTTGTTTATACAAATGTATGCAGGTAAAATAAGCAAAGAACTCTCATATAAAGTTTTAGAAGAAACTTCTCTTAAAGAGGCTTCAAATATAAAGTTTGGTATAGAAAAAGATCTATATAGTTCATTAGGATTAAAGATAAATTTAGAAAATCTATATAGAAGAGGAATCAGAGATAGAGAAACTTATAAACAATTAACATCTGTATTTTTCAATAGTCTTCCTGATGATATAAATGGTCTCTCAATAGCTTTTGAACCTAATGCTCTTGATAATGATTCAGATTATACAAATTCAGAGTACAGAGCTGCTAATGGCAGATTTAATTATTATATATCAAGAAACGGCGAAGCATATTTATCAATAGATACTTTTAATGTTGACTACTATACAGAACCAAAAAGAACTGGTCAAACATATGTATCTGGAGTTTATAATTCTACAGTTAATGCTGATACTGTGTTATTTACTTTATGCATACCTATAATGCCGGATAATAAATTTATAGGTGTTATTTATGTAGATATATTTATAGATTCTATTACTTCTATATTAGAAAATATTATTCCATTTGAAGATACAACAGCAGCATTATATGATCAAAATGGTCTTGTAGTGTATGATAATTATAATATGAATAATGTTTCTAAAAATGTTTATGAAGTATATCCTGATTATAAAAATTATGGAGTATTTGATAGTATTAAAAAAGGTGAATTATTATTAATAGAGGCACATAGCAGTGTTTCTGGTGAAAATCTTGTTTATGCATTTGCACCAATAGAGATATCTAAAGGAGTTTATTGGTGTTTAGAATTGGCTTCTGCAAGAGAGGTAATATTGAAAGACAGCTATATCATGAGAAATGTACTTATTATAGTATTAATTGCTATTATTGCAGCATTAGTATTGATTGTACCATTCATAATAGGAAGAAAAGTTTCAAATATAATATCAGCATTATCAAAAGATATTTTGGCTATGTCTGATGGTGATTTAACTAGAGGTATTCCTAAGCATTTTGATAAAAGAAAAGATGAATGGGGTGATATAGCCAGAGGCTGGGATAAAGCTATGAATAATTTTAACAAAGTTATTAATACTGTAAAAAACTCAGCTGAGCAAGTATCTACTGCTGCTAATGAAGTTTTAATAGGAAATAATGATTTATCTGAAAGAACAGAATCTCAGGCTTCTAGTTTGGAAGAGACAGCAGCATCAATGAATCAAATGGCTAGTGCTATTAAAGAATCAGCAGAAAATGTTGCAACTAGTACCTCTATGGTATCAGAGGCGAAGGAGCATTTAAACAAGGCAGGAGAAATAGTAGAAGACAGTGTAAGCAAAATGAATGATGTTTATGAGTCAAGCAATAAGATTATGGATATTACCAAACTTATAGAAAATATTGATTTTCAGACAAATATACTTGCTTTAAATGCTTCAGTTGAGGCGGCACGTGCCGGTGATCAGGGAAAAGGTTTTGCTGTAGTTGCAAGCGAAGTAAGAAACCTAGCACAAAATACTCAGGAATCAGTAAAAAATATTACTTCATTAATAACTGACAGTAATGAAAAAATTAATTTAGCAGCAAAAAGTGTTAAAGAATCTAAAGATATATTTATGGAAATATCTGAAAAGATGGACAATGCTTCCTCTTTAATGGACAGAATAAATACAGCAGCTCAGGAACAGGAAAAAGGAATAGAACAAATAAATATAGCTATTAATAATATGGATTCAGCATTGCAGAAAAATGCTTCTTTAGTTACTGAAGCTGCTTCAGCATCTGAGTCATTATTAAATGAAGCTAATGAGCTTATTAAAGCAATAGAATATTTTAAATTAAGAAACTAA
- a CDS encoding transketolase, whose product MSSLNTQIRKDIVSMVYNANSGHIGGSLSLVEIMHTLYFKIMNIDPKNPNMDGRDILIMSKGHASAVLYSTLAHRGYFPTDELLTYRKLGSRLQGHPDKKHLPGVEASTGSLGQGVCIAVGTALGYKLDKKNGKIFAIAGDGEAQEGSFWESAMAASNYKLDNYTLIIDNNGLQIDGKNDDVMSLGDLEAKMKAFGFETFIADGHNEAELEEIFNKKVSGKPKCVIAKTVKGKGVSFMENAAGWHGKAPNKEEYERAMEELNKLD is encoded by the coding sequence ATGTCTTCATTAAATACTCAGATAAGAAAAGATATAGTAAGTATGGTTTATAATGCCAATTCTGGTCATATAGGCGGCTCATTATCATTGGTAGAGATAATGCATACACTATATTTTAAGATTATGAACATAGACCCTAAAAATCCTAATATGGACGGAAGAGATATACTTATAATGTCCAAAGGTCATGCTTCAGCTGTACTCTATTCTACATTAGCACATAGAGGATATTTTCCAACAGATGAACTTTTAACTTACAGAAAATTAGGTTCAAGACTTCAGGGGCACCCAGATAAAAAACATTTGCCGGGTGTTGAAGCTTCTACAGGTTCTTTAGGTCAGGGCGTTTGTATTGCAGTTGGTACTGCTTTAGGATATAAATTAGACAAAAAAAATGGTAAAATATTTGCTATAGCAGGCGACGGAGAGGCACAGGAAGGCAGTTTTTGGGAATCAGCAATGGCTGCTTCTAATTATAAACTTGATAACTATACATTAATAATAGATAATAATGGTCTTCAGATAGATGGTAAAAATGATGATGTTATGAGTTTGGGTGATTTAGAAGCCAAAATGAAAGCATTTGGTTTTGAAACATTTATAGCTGACGGACATAATGAGGCAGAACTTGAAGAAATATTTAACAAAAAAGTATCAGGTAAGCCTAAATGTGTAATAGCTAAAACTGTTAAAGGGAAGGGAGTTTCATTTATGGAAAATGCTGCAGGCTGGCATGGTAAAGCTCCTAATAAAGAAGAATATGAAAGAGCTATGGAAGAATTAAATAAACTTGATTAA